A portion of the Simkania negevensis Z genome contains these proteins:
- a CDS encoding GNAT family N-acetyltransferase, whose product MRPMQSGKDLLKITHRFLFPWSTPEKTQTIWETYALEQEEGIRTVFVIENQNEILGYGSLLRKSENPTFQGSNIPEVNAIWIDESCRRQGLGKALIQVIECLAIEEGYHQIGIGVGLYQDYGPAQRLYFQLGYIPDGNGITYKGAITKPGESYPLDDDLLLWLVKPLAKT is encoded by the coding sequence ATGCGCCCAATGCAAAGTGGAAAAGACCTTCTAAAAATTACCCATCGATTTTTGTTTCCTTGGTCTACCCCAGAAAAAACTCAAACTATTTGGGAAACTTATGCTCTAGAGCAAGAAGAGGGCATTCGAACCGTTTTCGTCATAGAAAATCAAAATGAGATCTTAGGCTATGGCAGTCTCCTTCGAAAATCGGAAAACCCAACATTTCAAGGCTCTAATATCCCAGAAGTGAATGCCATTTGGATCGATGAGTCATGCCGCAGACAAGGGCTTGGCAAAGCCCTCATTCAAGTAATCGAATGTCTTGCAATCGAGGAGGGATATCACCAAATTGGAATTGGAGTGGGCCTTTACCAAGACTATGGCCCTGCTCAGAGGCTGTATTTTCAGTTAGGTTATATTCCTGATGGAAATGGAATCACCTACAAGGGGGCAATCACAAAGCCTGGAGAGTCCTATCCCCTCGATGACGATCTTTTACTATGGCTCGTCAAGCCTTTAGCCAAAACTTAA
- a CDS encoding GNAT family N-acetyltransferase, with protein sequence MKEVRKIEVVPYDPSWPEQFEVEAGLIRDALGDHCIAVHHVGSTAVPGLCAKPKIDIILVSKSPEATIQKLEKIGFKYRGEYNIPMHYGFSKRGERDVNLHVYQERHPEITLNLTFRDYLRSHPEVRDEYGALKLELLKQKSSFEKSEGSMFTGYNLGKDAFISSILKRAGFDSLRFVICTHHNEWKAAKSLRKRYFFDKISIADPYEWTFNHPDHLHFILYKGVEIIGYCHIQLWPQSRAAIRIIVMEEAYRNQGFAKQFLEWIETYLKAKNYKSIHTESSPDAVGFYQCLGYIDMPFNDPDGHEGGVDDIPMGKSLL encoded by the coding sequence ATGAAAGAAGTGAGAAAAATTGAAGTTGTTCCTTATGATCCCTCCTGGCCTGAGCAGTTTGAGGTCGAAGCGGGACTTATCAGGGATGCGTTAGGGGATCATTGCATTGCTGTGCATCATGTAGGTTCGACAGCTGTACCGGGTCTTTGCGCTAAGCCCAAAATTGATATCATTCTAGTCTCCAAAAGTCCGGAAGCGACCATTCAAAAGTTAGAGAAAATCGGTTTTAAATATCGGGGGGAGTATAACATTCCGATGCATTATGGTTTTAGTAAGCGGGGTGAGCGAGATGTCAATCTTCATGTTTATCAGGAAAGACATCCTGAAATCACCCTCAATCTAACTTTTCGTGATTATCTTAGAAGCCATCCCGAAGTGCGGGATGAATATGGAGCTCTTAAGCTTGAGTTACTTAAACAAAAGTCTTCTTTTGAAAAGAGTGAAGGCTCGATGTTTACTGGCTATAATCTTGGAAAAGATGCCTTTATTAGTAGCATCCTAAAGCGCGCTGGATTTGACTCTTTACGATTTGTTATTTGCACTCATCATAATGAATGGAAGGCAGCGAAATCTCTAAGAAAACGTTATTTTTTCGACAAAATCTCAATTGCTGATCCGTATGAATGGACCTTTAATCATCCAGACCATCTCCATTTTATCTTATACAAAGGAGTGGAAATTATCGGATATTGTCATATTCAGCTATGGCCACAGTCTAGAGCTGCCATACGCATCATAGTTATGGAAGAAGCTTATCGAAATCAAGGATTTGCTAAGCAATTCCTCGAATGGATAGAGACCTATCTGAAAGCCAAAAACTATAAGAGTATTCATACAGAATCATCTCCTGATGCGGTAGGATTTTATCAGTGTTTAGGATATATCGATATGCCATTTAACGACCCAGATGGGCATGAAGGGGGTGTTGATGATATCCCAATGGGCAAGTCATTGCTTTAA
- a CDS encoding FAD-binding protein gives MRKKKFFLTLGAALVFIFLVSGVETIREELGDQKLEKKLSLDKPRLEKSFEPFLKEENERDDICSCTEKVATLIDHILYRGSKNFIRRPVSKTIAKTMSLTALPICLLCDTAQYTAKGSFEGALILFTEEKGDKNRFEKHFSKVKRCLLGFAAFPAGIISADMVSQHFVVNHSGKKLVEPYGKLYSTKCLELYPRTHKDVAMILNEAKQSGKKATFAGALMSQGKQALPMDEEDLLIHFDALNQVTIDPASRIARVGAGALWSDVQAAANEHGLAVKVMQASNVFSIGGSLSINCHGWDHKAGTLKETVHSLLIVNGEGEIQRLFPEDELFDLVIGGLGGFGAILEAELALTPNTKMSYESVEMPAQEYLSYFQNQVMNNEKLGMHYFRLCFDPKQMFETGIALNYFEESSEGVISAIPFEPARGNTTERVELGIIRRLPKALPIAWQMERSGSLSTKKTDRNEAMTFHLRCIFNESTIDAEWLQEYFVPAHQLNDFISFLGDVLKKNDVPVYNASIRYVKQNESLGFSYAPHEDMFAIVLFFNQSLLPEEIQKSRLWIQSVIDYLIVHEGTYYLPYQNFATLEQFHSCYPEWEKIAEKKRQYDPHHLFTNGFYEEYVLGKNTLIADSNRSNFRSTFADPLQRKWVEEFLNHVFMQFDQKKFMALVDDILTDSSVNDEDVYRILQQRLSEGSFSFLKKNKQALKSLSTLKEDLSDQMLKLMGKKTLRGYVEIGYPGRLCRPLKKKLDLKGPIYVINEGEQLADYVESGFPRPYNRFVYLNEYEPILHQDIPTESVDLVAMYIGLHHIPENKLESFVRSIHRILRPGGSFVLMDHDALSSKHKEMLFVIHSIFNVGTNVPLDEELREFRNFQSLANWESLLEKCGFVRDSHPPLIRQGDATLNSLIRFTKKATTEEEFCAQIHADPEYVRDPIRTYLTAPEWHNVRLTQGYCKFIEDIPFYQFPWFTEIKNMWSVFGKSWKVARRHASFSEVLFSDCTLMNLFITIFNTVEYAIKGAISYPLSLIYTNESIEDARNIHLLVRTNTNLTEIDPRIRIEKECPESHLKHIILPRYMEMFHILLKLSNEDLTYVDIAGQKKIQVDLNVEKNQELILPLGCEKLYEIPVTADPSRVYLALDVDVEHLNTALKWFQDHKIPIVYIHDF, from the coding sequence ATGCGAAAGAAAAAATTTTTTCTTACCCTCGGAGCAGCGCTTGTTTTCATCTTCCTAGTCAGTGGGGTGGAAACGATTCGAGAGGAACTAGGAGATCAAAAGCTTGAGAAGAAACTCTCGCTGGATAAACCTCGCTTGGAAAAGTCATTTGAGCCCTTTTTGAAGGAAGAAAATGAGAGAGATGACATTTGCAGCTGCACTGAAAAAGTTGCAACACTTATTGATCATATCTTATATCGAGGAAGTAAAAATTTTATCAGACGTCCCGTAAGCAAAACTATCGCAAAGACGATGAGTCTCACTGCCCTTCCAATTTGCTTACTATGCGATACAGCGCAGTATACGGCAAAAGGGAGCTTTGAAGGAGCTTTAATCCTTTTCACTGAGGAGAAGGGCGATAAGAACCGTTTTGAAAAGCACTTTTCAAAGGTCAAACGTTGTCTTCTTGGCTTTGCGGCTTTTCCGGCAGGGATCATCTCAGCCGATATGGTGAGTCAACACTTTGTGGTCAATCACTCAGGTAAAAAACTCGTTGAACCCTATGGTAAACTCTACTCTACGAAATGTCTCGAGCTCTATCCAAGGACTCATAAAGATGTTGCGATGATCTTGAATGAGGCTAAGCAATCTGGCAAAAAAGCAACGTTTGCTGGGGCTTTGATGAGCCAAGGGAAACAAGCTCTTCCAATGGATGAAGAGGATCTTCTTATCCATTTCGATGCGTTAAATCAAGTCACGATAGACCCAGCTAGTAGAATCGCACGAGTTGGAGCAGGAGCTCTTTGGAGCGATGTTCAAGCAGCTGCAAATGAGCATGGACTCGCCGTCAAGGTCATGCAAGCCTCAAACGTCTTTTCCATCGGAGGTTCTCTCTCGATTAATTGCCATGGCTGGGATCACAAGGCTGGCACATTGAAAGAAACGGTCCATTCCCTACTGATTGTAAATGGTGAGGGAGAAATACAACGCCTTTTTCCAGAAGATGAGCTTTTTGATTTAGTCATCGGTGGATTAGGAGGCTTTGGGGCAATATTAGAAGCAGAGCTTGCGTTAACACCGAACACCAAGATGTCCTATGAGTCGGTCGAAATGCCTGCTCAAGAGTATCTTTCCTACTTTCAAAATCAGGTCATGAATAATGAGAAGCTTGGGATGCACTATTTCCGCCTCTGTTTTGATCCTAAACAAATGTTTGAAACTGGGATTGCTCTTAACTATTTCGAAGAAAGCTCCGAAGGTGTCATTTCAGCAATTCCATTTGAGCCTGCAAGAGGCAACACAACTGAAAGGGTCGAATTAGGAATTATCCGTCGCCTTCCAAAAGCTCTTCCCATTGCATGGCAAATGGAGCGATCTGGATCTTTGAGCACAAAAAAAACTGATCGGAATGAGGCAATGACATTCCATCTCAGATGCATTTTTAATGAGTCAACAATCGATGCAGAATGGCTTCAAGAGTATTTCGTCCCTGCCCACCAATTGAATGACTTCATTTCATTTTTAGGTGATGTGCTCAAGAAAAACGACGTTCCCGTTTATAATGCCTCTATCCGTTATGTGAAGCAAAATGAAAGTCTTGGTTTTTCTTATGCTCCTCATGAAGATATGTTTGCGATTGTCCTTTTCTTCAATCAATCACTCCTTCCAGAAGAGATACAAAAATCGCGCCTATGGATTCAATCTGTCATCGACTATTTAATCGTGCATGAAGGAACCTACTACCTTCCTTATCAAAATTTTGCAACACTCGAGCAATTCCACTCCTGTTACCCTGAATGGGAAAAAATTGCGGAGAAAAAAAGGCAATATGATCCACATCATCTCTTCACGAATGGCTTTTATGAAGAATATGTTCTTGGAAAAAATACTCTAATCGCTGATTCCAATCGCTCGAATTTTCGCTCGACTTTTGCCGATCCCCTTCAAAGAAAATGGGTTGAAGAATTTTTAAATCATGTCTTTATGCAATTTGATCAAAAAAAATTCATGGCTCTTGTCGACGATATCTTAACCGACTCAAGTGTGAATGATGAGGATGTTTATCGCATCTTGCAGCAACGCCTAAGTGAAGGATCATTCTCCTTTCTGAAAAAAAACAAACAAGCTTTGAAATCTCTGAGTACTCTGAAAGAAGATCTATCAGATCAAATGCTAAAGCTCATGGGTAAAAAGACTCTCAGGGGTTATGTCGAGATTGGTTATCCTGGAAGGCTCTGTCGACCACTCAAAAAAAAGCTTGATTTGAAAGGCCCTATCTATGTGATCAATGAAGGTGAGCAGCTTGCTGATTATGTAGAATCTGGCTTTCCAAGACCTTACAATCGCTTTGTCTATTTGAATGAGTATGAGCCCATTCTTCACCAAGACATTCCGACAGAAAGTGTCGATCTCGTTGCGATGTACATTGGTCTTCACCATATCCCAGAAAACAAGCTGGAATCTTTTGTTAGATCCATCCACCGCATTTTGAGACCAGGAGGGTCCTTTGTCTTGATGGATCATGACGCTCTTTCTTCAAAGCACAAAGAGATGCTCTTTGTGATTCACAGTATCTTTAATGTAGGAACAAACGTCCCTCTCGATGAAGAACTCCGCGAATTTCGCAATTTCCAAAGCCTTGCTAATTGGGAATCACTTCTCGAAAAATGTGGCTTTGTTCGGGACTCTCACCCTCCTCTCATTCGCCAAGGTGATGCAACACTGAATTCTCTTATTCGTTTCACAAAAAAAGCCACAACAGAAGAAGAGTTCTGCGCTCAAATCCATGCTGACCCTGAGTATGTTCGTGATCCCATCCGCACCTACCTTACAGCCCCTGAATGGCATAATGTGAGACTCACTCAAGGATATTGCAAATTCATTGAAGACATCCCCTTCTATCAGTTTCCTTGGTTTACTGAAATCAAGAACATGTGGTCTGTTTTTGGAAAGTCTTGGAAAGTCGCCAGACGTCACGCATCATTTTCAGAGGTCTTATTTTCTGATTGTACTCTCATGAACCTCTTCATTACGATCTTCAACACAGTAGAGTATGCGATCAAAGGAGCCATCTCCTACCCCCTATCTCTGATTTACACGAATGAATCGATCGAAGATGCTCGGAATATTCATCTTCTTGTTCGAACAAATACTAACCTCACAGAGATCGACCCTCGTATCCGTATTGAAAAAGAGTGTCCTGAAAGCCATCTCAAACACATCATTCTCCCTCGCTACATGGAGATGTTCCATATCCTTCTTAAGCTTTCAAATGAAGATCTCACGTATGTCGATATTGCAGGACAAAAGAAAATACAAGTCGACCTCAATGTAGAAAAAAATCAAGAGCTCATCCTTCCCCTAGGTTGTGAAAAACTTTATGAAATTCCAGTCACTGCAGACCCCTCACGAGTCTACTTAGCGCTTGATGTGGATGTAGAGCATCTGAATACGGCGCTCAAATGGTTTCAGGACCATAAGATTCCTATTGTCTATATCCATGACTTTTAG
- a CDS encoding alpha/beta hydrolase family protein, which produces MIKELFTAFSLIAAANESSEAISMPWRPQEPQGAIPYEEEEVKYSNITADITLAGTLTLPRSRKPSPAVLLIAGSGPVDRDETVFGHKPFLVLADHLTKQGIVVLRIDKRGIGQSTGNYEVSTSEDFAADILAGVEYLKTRTEVDAEKIGLIGHSEGGLIAPLVAVKSKDVAFIVLMAAQGVTGETLVYTQETLISRSMGVSEEQISHQLDFQKQVLSIIINEPDIEKAEKLIREIVTKQLVKLPQEEQQANANAMEAQIKRCNSKWFRYFLTYDPRTSLEHLKIPVLAINGELDFQVPPKQNLYLIGKILKEAGNQNYKITEFPKLNHFFQTCESGSILEYGKIEETIAPIVLDTLSDWILETTTHR; this is translated from the coding sequence ATGATTAAAGAATTGTTCACTGCATTCAGTTTAATAGCTGCTGCAAATGAATCATCTGAAGCGATTTCTATGCCTTGGCGTCCTCAAGAGCCACAAGGTGCCATTCCTTACGAAGAAGAAGAAGTTAAATACTCTAACATAACTGCAGACATAACCTTAGCTGGTACTTTAACTCTTCCCAGGTCAAGAAAGCCATCCCCAGCAGTTTTACTTATTGCTGGCTCTGGCCCAGTTGACCGTGATGAAACCGTATTTGGGCATAAGCCGTTTTTGGTTCTAGCTGACCATCTCACAAAACAAGGTATTGTAGTGCTACGCATAGATAAGCGTGGAATTGGGCAATCCACAGGAAATTACGAGGTTTCAACTAGTGAAGATTTTGCTGCTGATATATTGGCTGGGGTCGAGTACTTAAAAACTCGAACGGAAGTTGATGCAGAAAAAATAGGTTTGATTGGTCATAGTGAAGGGGGACTGATTGCTCCACTAGTAGCAGTTAAGTCGAAGGATGTAGCTTTTATTGTGTTAATGGCTGCACAAGGCGTAACAGGCGAAACACTTGTTTATACGCAAGAAACCCTGATTTCTCGTAGTATGGGAGTGAGTGAAGAGCAGATAAGTCATCAACTTGATTTTCAAAAGCAAGTATTGTCTATCATTATAAATGAACCTGATATTGAAAAAGCGGAAAAACTCATACGAGAAATTGTTACAAAACAGCTAGTCAAACTACCCCAGGAAGAACAACAAGCAAATGCTAACGCCATGGAAGCCCAAATTAAGCGTTGTAACTCAAAGTGGTTCCGGTATTTTTTGACTTATGATCCAAGAACTTCATTAGAGCATCTTAAGATACCTGTTTTAGCAATCAATGGTGAGCTCGATTTCCAAGTTCCTCCAAAACAAAATCTTTATCTCATTGGTAAAATTCTTAAAGAAGCTGGGAACCAAAATTATAAGATTACTGAATTTCCCAAACTGAACCATTTTTTTCAAACATGTGAATCTGGATCTATTTTAGAGTATGGCAAAATTGAAGAAACTATTGCACCTATAGTCTTAGATACCCTATCTGACTGGATTTTGGAAACCACTACTCATCGTTGA
- a CDS encoding sulfotransferase domain-containing protein — MLKKLNLIRAVFLFCCLGASLWGKDIEKPPLIVTVPKSGTHFIKLIVQNLINKTPIVPNLPETGPTFVPYLDTQFSPSKSFLILHVESVLDIDAYLERYPTSKKILMVRNLRDVLVSAKDYISRYGFDVLPFFKDDLSDLQMTHSDWILLSEKEKLLKTMEYFFHFQEKDYRRFGLRYFVEDALRFAKLHPDALVVRFEDFFSDESGMLGQVRRIARFLGKECSQKQLERILWRSFGSIQSRTFTNKKKLYRFKDEFDDELLTKFLEYFGEEEERYNRFFNYSF, encoded by the coding sequence ATGTTGAAGAAATTGAATCTAATAAGAGCTGTTTTTTTATTTTGTTGTTTGGGAGCTAGTTTGTGGGGGAAAGATATTGAAAAGCCACCACTCATTGTGACGGTGCCAAAGTCGGGGACCCATTTTATCAAGCTTATTGTACAAAACCTAATTAATAAAACTCCTATCGTGCCAAACCTGCCCGAAACAGGGCCTACTTTTGTTCCTTATTTGGATACGCAGTTTTCGCCATCGAAGAGCTTTTTAATTTTGCATGTTGAATCTGTTTTGGATATCGATGCCTATTTAGAGAGATATCCTACTTCAAAGAAGATTCTCATGGTGAGGAATTTAAGAGATGTGTTGGTTTCAGCTAAAGATTACATTTCACGCTACGGCTTTGATGTCTTACCCTTCTTTAAAGATGACTTAAGCGACCTCCAAATGACGCATAGCGATTGGATTTTGCTAAGCGAAAAAGAAAAACTCCTCAAGACAATGGAGTACTTTTTTCACTTTCAAGAAAAGGATTATCGGAGATTTGGATTGCGCTATTTTGTTGAAGATGCCTTGCGTTTTGCAAAGCTACATCCCGACGCGTTAGTGGTGCGGTTTGAAGATTTTTTTTCCGATGAAAGCGGGATGCTTGGCCAAGTTCGGAGGATTGCGCGCTTTCTTGGGAAGGAGTGTTCTCAAAAGCAATTGGAAAGGATTTTATGGAGATCTTTTGGAAGTATTCAAAGCCGCACTTTCACAAATAAGAAAAAACTCTATCGCTTCAAAGATGAATTCGATGATGAACTTCTTACGAAGTTTCTCGAGTATTTTGGAGAAGAAGAAGAGAGATACAACCGCTTTTTCAACTACAGTTTTTAA
- a CDS encoding aminotransferase class V-fold PLP-dependent enzyme — MDLTTLRKQFPVLKQGIYLNHAATCPISYATIEQMKLYCQEMEEPFAKHAMRWAKLTEETRQLLAELLGCQTDELAFTPNTSTALSLVANSLNFKPGERVLIPRNEFPSNRYIWENLQSKGVDCTFFDLPSDRSLIEFLSEQDLSKVRLISVSLVSYLTGKKIDLKAFGEFCKKREIISCVDGIQGVGTFPLNLKSQPIDFFAGGGQKWLLGPLGCAYLYIRKELIEKLHVPLVGWTSVKDPRNFEARKLDFADGAARFEPGLPNIVSIAGLNASLNELKQIGWDFIFKRIQSHTSYLLEHLPSLISNQTELGAIVTVKVPEHLNLQSSLDKNQITVTLRGGLIRIAPHFYNYQEELDQLLKLLRR, encoded by the coding sequence ATGGATCTTACAACTCTTCGAAAGCAGTTTCCCGTCTTGAAACAGGGCATCTATCTCAATCATGCCGCCACTTGCCCCATCTCATACGCCACCATTGAGCAAATGAAATTATACTGCCAAGAGATGGAAGAGCCTTTTGCCAAGCATGCTATGCGTTGGGCTAAGCTCACTGAAGAAACGCGACAACTCCTCGCAGAGCTCTTAGGGTGTCAGACCGATGAGCTCGCATTCACCCCGAACACTTCAACAGCTTTAAGCCTCGTTGCAAATAGTCTCAATTTCAAACCAGGTGAGCGGGTATTAATCCCACGTAATGAGTTTCCGTCCAATCGATACATTTGGGAAAACCTTCAAAGCAAAGGTGTCGACTGCACATTCTTTGATCTTCCATCTGACCGTTCCCTCATTGAGTTCTTGTCAGAGCAAGATCTCTCGAAGGTCCGCTTGATTTCCGTGAGTCTTGTCAGCTACCTCACAGGAAAAAAAATTGATCTCAAAGCATTTGGAGAGTTTTGTAAAAAAAGGGAAATCATCAGCTGCGTTGATGGAATTCAAGGTGTTGGCACATTTCCTCTCAACCTTAAGTCACAACCTATCGACTTCTTCGCGGGAGGGGGGCAAAAGTGGTTACTCGGTCCCCTTGGCTGCGCCTATCTCTACATCCGGAAAGAACTCATTGAAAAACTCCACGTTCCTCTTGTTGGCTGGACAAGTGTGAAAGACCCTAGGAATTTTGAAGCGAGAAAGCTCGACTTTGCCGACGGAGCAGCCCGTTTTGAACCAGGCCTTCCCAACATTGTCTCCATTGCAGGGCTCAATGCTTCCCTAAACGAGCTCAAACAGATCGGCTGGGACTTTATCTTCAAACGTATTCAATCGCATACCTCCTACCTCCTCGAACATCTTCCCTCTCTCATTTCAAATCAAACAGAACTAGGGGCGATTGTCACAGTCAAAGTTCCAGAGCACTTAAACTTACAAAGCTCATTAGATAAAAACCAAATCACCGTCACTTTGAGAGGAGGATTGATTCGAATTGCGCCTCACTTCTATAATTACCAGGAAGAACTCGATCAACTTCTAAAACTGCTGAGGAGGTAA
- a CDS encoding EVE domain-containing protein, with protein sequence MRYWLGVVSKEHVQKGMEGGFAQVCHGKKGPLMKMVTGDGFVYYSPRVSLFGKDLCKCFTAIGTIKTGKVYQVEMTPDFHPYRIDIDYFPSQDVPIADLMDQLELTQHKSWGMQLRRGLIEICPEDFSTISKAMQL encoded by the coding sequence ATGCGTTATTGGCTTGGGGTCGTCTCAAAAGAACATGTCCAAAAAGGAATGGAAGGTGGTTTTGCACAAGTTTGCCATGGGAAAAAGGGGCCTTTGATGAAAATGGTCACTGGAGATGGGTTTGTCTATTACTCTCCCCGTGTTTCTCTCTTTGGGAAAGATCTCTGCAAATGCTTTACAGCAATTGGAACAATCAAAACGGGAAAAGTCTATCAAGTCGAAATGACTCCAGATTTTCACCCCTATCGTATCGATATCGACTACTTTCCCTCTCAGGACGTGCCCATAGCTGATTTAATGGATCAATTGGAGTTAACGCAGCATAAAAGCTGGGGAATGCAACTCCGCCGAGGCCTTATTGAAATCTGCCCTGAAGATTTTTCCACGATTTCAAAAGCCATGCAACTCTAA
- a CDS encoding nucleotidyltransferase family protein: MKTQGRFWKLDQNGYLQNDAGVECISPEFNPLIEAVKNTCIDHLGSSLHSFYLTGSISRGTAISKVSDLDTFAVLKKDHDLDTSWLSHTGKTLQSQYPVVSDIQLEIWKWNDLMQTDSLSEYQVILKLNSVCLWGDNLARSIPPIRPDYALALTELQHLQSDIDEVLSKIEKEPNQVAFWCKKIMKNLIRAGFYLLIPREKKFTRDLELSVATFLKYYPERIEINKCLKQVTFPLTHKKDLKKFLKSQFVKQLLDETKQLIHANVPTV, from the coding sequence ATGAAAACTCAGGGGCGTTTTTGGAAGCTCGATCAAAATGGCTATCTTCAAAATGATGCCGGCGTAGAATGTATTTCTCCCGAATTTAACCCTTTGATCGAAGCTGTTAAGAACACCTGTATCGACCATTTAGGTTCCTCTCTTCATAGTTTCTATCTAACTGGCTCTATTTCAAGAGGTACTGCCATCTCAAAAGTTTCTGATTTGGATACATTTGCTGTTCTAAAAAAAGATCATGACTTAGACACTTCGTGGTTAAGCCATACAGGAAAAACTCTGCAAAGTCAGTATCCAGTTGTCTCAGATATTCAACTAGAAATCTGGAAATGGAATGATTTAATGCAAACTGACAGTCTTTCCGAATACCAAGTTATCTTGAAGTTAAATAGCGTTTGTTTATGGGGCGATAACTTGGCCAGATCGATCCCACCGATTCGTCCTGATTACGCTCTAGCTCTAACAGAGCTTCAGCATTTGCAGTCGGATATCGATGAAGTTTTAAGCAAAATTGAAAAAGAGCCCAATCAGGTTGCATTTTGGTGCAAAAAAATCATGAAAAACCTCATTCGCGCTGGATTTTATCTCTTGATTCCAAGAGAAAAAAAATTCACAAGAGATTTAGAATTGTCCGTTGCAACCTTCCTCAAGTACTACCCTGAGAGGATAGAAATCAACAAATGCTTAAAACAGGTAACATTTCCGCTAACACACAAAAAGGATTTAAAAAAATTTCTAAAAAGTCAATTTGTGAAGCAATTACTCGATGAAACCAAGCAACTTATCCATGCAAATGTACCAACTGTCTGA